The nucleotide window TCCAAGACCGTCTGATTTCCCGCCAAGTCTCCGCAGACAATCTTCCGCATCTCATATTTTCGTTCCGCCTGAAAACGAAGGCGCATCTCCACCTCCCGATCCTGCGTGTGTTCCGTCCTCTCCTCTTCGCTGTCGTAAAACCAACGTTCCTTTTCTCCTTCCGTCCCATACGGCACCGCTGCCAGTACTCCGGCGCCCAATCCGTCCAGCCCGTTCCATTGTTCTCGCCCGGTATCATATGTAATTTGTGTTTCCCTTCCGGTCTCGTCCTGAACGGTGACGGATACCTGCCCCGGATCAAAATTCCGTTCATGAAACGTTATTACAGCCTCTGCCGTATCCTGATAACAGTTGTTCTGTCCTGCCGCCCCTATGACCGAAACGGTGATCTCCGGCACTGGCGCTTCTGTTTCCCGCGCCTGTATCAACGTCCCGTCATCAAAAGTTCCCGATGCGAGCAGCCCGGCCGTTATCAGGAATGCTGCCCGTTTCCGTGTTCCTCCCCTTCGCTTTGTCCACCGTTTCTTTTCCCTCCATGCCTTTCGAATGGAAAGCCTGCGAAACAAGACCGCGGACATCAGCATCCCGCACAGAAATATGACTCCCAAAATCCAGGACCATCTATGGTACTCCATAATCTTCTGCTGTCCCTGTTCCATCTTCATACCCCCTTCTTAAACGTTTATCCGTCTTCCTCACTTCTTGGCTGTCCGGTATCGTCTGAAATGCCGCTTCCACCGCAGTCTCCGCCGTGATTAGCCCTTCCTCCGCCTCTTCCATGAGCGTCCGCACATAATCTGTCTCTCTGCCTCCGTCCCATCCTGTCAGCTTCTTCCTGATCTGTTCCAGCTGTCCCCTCATCTCCTCCATTCCCACTCCTGCCTGACGGAACGTCCCTGCGTGAAAAATGATCTGGGAAATGATTTCCCTATACATGATCAAGGCCGTTACCCGGTTGTCTTCTTCCATCCCTCCCTCCATAAGCGCCGTCAGGTCCTCCCAATACTCTGCATATGATATTTCCATATCGCCAGTCTTCCTCTGGATACTAAGCTTATCATAATACCCCGCGATCCGGCTCAGACATCCTGCGCGTGTGACGGCTTTTTCCGGCAGCTCTTTTCCAGGCTCTGCGCCGGCTGCAAGGGACAGCCATATGGCCGATGCTCCCTTTCCGCCGCTTCCCTCATAGTAATAAAAATACGCTTGTCCAATTTCGTACGCGGCCCGTACCTGCTCCCCCTTGTTCCGCCCAAGCTGCTCCCGGTTGCTTTTCCCTCCTTGGTTCTTCTTATCTAAAATCCCGCGTAGCAGGCGCTCTTCTTCGTCAGTAAACTTCCCGTCATCCTCCAGAAATGTCTGCACCAAAAGCAGGTAAGCTTCCGCCCTGCCCGGTTCCAGGTCAACTGCTTTCCGGCAGAAGTCCAATTTTCTTTCCTTTTCTACGCTTCCTGCCGCTTCCTCCAGATATGCTTTATAAGTGCCGGATATGGCCCGGCATTCTGCTCTGTGCAGAAACAGGCTTCCCAATCCGGTGGCTGCCGTAAGCATACAGATTCCCGCAAAAGACCGAAGCCGTCGGTTCCTCCTCTTGATTTCCGCATCGTCAAGCTCCCGATAGCGTTCCAGGGCAAAGGCGAGCTCTCTGCAGGAGCCATACCGTTCTTTCGGATCATTTTTTGTACAGATCAACAGGATCTTTTCCAATCCCCCAGACAGATCCGGCCGGAAATCCCGGACAGGCCGGCAGCCATAGGGAGGCTCTGCCGGGCTGCGGCCCGTCAGCAGATGATACATCACCGCGCCCAGCCCGTAAATGTCTGTTTCCGGCCCCGTCTGTCCTCTTCCTCCGTACTGCTCCGGTGCGGCATACCCTCTCGTTCCCAGGCATACCGTATCTTCATTTCCCTCTTCTTTTCTTTCCCTCGCCGTCCCGAAATCTACCAGTACAACGGCTCCGTCCTCCTTCAGCATCACATTGGAAGGCTTCATGTCCCGGTATATGACCGGCGGTGTCCTCGTATGGAGGTATTCCAGAACCTCGCACAGCTGCCTGCCCCAGTCGGCCACCTTCTCCTGAGGTTGGGCCCCTTCTTCTTTCAGAAGTCTGGAAAGGGAACGCCCTTCGATATAATCCATCACGAGATAAAACATTCCTTTTTCCTTCAGGATATCACCGATGGACGGAAGGCCGGGATGGCTCAGCTTCTTTAGCAGCTCCGCCTCCATGACCAGACTGTTCCTTTTCTCCGGGATTTCCTTTACAGCCCAAAGTCTCCCGGTCCTTTCATGGCGCGCCAAATAAACGGCAGCGCTTCCGCCTCTCCCGAGTACGTCTAAAATTCGATATGTTCCGCCCAGAACCGTACCGGGTGAACACGACATACACATGCCTCCTCATATTCTGTTGATCACTTATATGGAAAATTTCCAGGGGATATCCCTGTAAGAATCACCGCCGGAATCGACGGTAACAAGATTGTATAACACTTCTCATCAGATGTCAACTAAAAAATATTATGTTTAAAACTTGCCCTGTACATCTGCAGCGGATATAATGCAATGGTAACGCCGCCGGCTTCTATTCCAACAGACAGGAGGCACCCATGAACACATACAGAACGTCCGAGATCGCCGCCGCCATCGGCATACATCCCAATACGGTCCGGCTCTACGAGGAGCTGGAACTGATACCCAAACCAGAACAATCCTGTATTTTCCGATGCTGATATTTTCCGGCGCCACACTGCCATACGAGATCATACCGCCTGCATTTGCCAGAGCTGCGGACGTTTTGCCGCTCACTCAGGGGATCAAGCTTCTGAAAGCAGCTTCCCTTGGGCTTCCCGTGGATAAAATCATTATGCCTATCATTCTTTTGCTGACTCTCACCGTGGTCTGCACCGGTATTTCTTTGAAATTCTTCCGCTGGGAGTGACAGCCTTATTTATCCAGAGCTTTCTTCAGGTCCTCTATGTAAGACGCCTGCTGCTTTTTCAAATACATGCTCACGAATGGCTTCATCACCCATTTTTTAGCTGTCACGTCTTCCGTGAAGTCAATCGTGGTCACACCGTTCTCGTGGGTAAACAAGCCGGTCCAATGTCCCTTCATATTACTGTTTTCCATATCAAACTCATATCGTTCAAAGGGCCGGAAGTCTGTTATGGTAAAGGTGGTGGCATATCCTTCCTTTGTATACTCCACAAACCGCTTTCCTTCTTCCTCTACCTCGATCCTGTCCAGGTCGCTGCGCCAGGAAACATCCTTTAATGAAACCACCAGGTTCCATACCTTCTCAGCATCACAAGAAAATGTCGCTTTAATATTCGAAATTGCCATGATATCCTCCGTTAGTCTGCCTGCTTTAAATTTACCGGCCGCTTTTCGTCACCTGACATCAGTTTAGGTCCCGGTATGACTTATGTCAACCATTTTATGTATAAGCTGCGGCTTCTCCAGAAAGGATACCTAATTCGAGGAGGCCGCAGCCGGCTGTTTTTTGTTTTTTTAGCAGTGTTCCAGAACTACCCCGTGGGCTATTCCAGGCACGCTCTG belongs to Qiania dongpingensis and includes:
- a CDS encoding SRPBCC family protein → MAISNIKATFSCDAEKVWNLVVSLKDVSWRSDLDRIEVEEEGKRFVEYTKEGYATTFTITDFRPFERYEFDMENSNMKGHWTGLFTHENGVTTIDFTEDVTAKKWVMKPFVSMYLKKQQASYIEDLKKALDK
- a CDS encoding serine/threonine protein kinase; this encodes MSCSPGTVLGGTYRILDVLGRGGSAAVYLARHERTGRLWAVKEIPEKRNSLVMEAELLKKLSHPGLPSIGDILKEKGMFYLVMDYIEGRSLSRLLKEEGAQPQEKVADWGRQLCEVLEYLHTRTPPVIYRDMKPSNVMLKEDGAVVLVDFGTARERKEEGNEDTVCLGTRGYAAPEQYGGRGQTGPETDIYGLGAVMYHLLTGRSPAEPPYGCRPVRDFRPDLSGGLEKILLICTKNDPKERYGSCRELAFALERYRELDDAEIKRRNRRLRSFAGICMLTAATGLGSLFLHRAECRAISGTYKAYLEEAAGSVEKERKLDFCRKAVDLEPGRAEAYLLLVQTFLEDDGKFTDEEERLLRGILDKKNQGGKSNREQLGRNKGEQVRAAYEIGQAYFYYYEGSGGKGASAIWLSLAAGAEPGKELPEKAVTRAGCLSRIAGYYDKLSIQRKTGDMEISYAEYWEDLTALMEGGMEEDNRVTALIMYREIISQIIFHAGTFRQAGVGMEEMRGQLEQIRKKLTGWDGGRETDYVRTLMEEAEEGLITAETAVEAAFQTIPDSQEVRKTDKRLRRGYEDGTGTAEDYGVP